In the Phaseolus vulgaris cultivar G19833 chromosome 7, P. vulgaris v2.0, whole genome shotgun sequence genome, one interval contains:
- the LOC137827519 gene encoding phosphate transporter PHO1-like produces the protein MVKFSKELEAQLIPEWKEAFVNYRQLKKYIKIIKLKRVFNNQPQPPKETFGRSIFDSFRFIINKLYNSNNNNMQDIIQVKRKRTEESEEVYETELAQLFAEEDEVQGFFAKLDGELNKVNHFYKKQENEFVERGETLKKQLNILLELKQLLTNRRRKNPSLKPSNSGIFPHSPSQASTHSESVGNSEVSEMDEVMSTLERNGLSFVNSAMRLKTKKGKPQMAIRIDIPATTPTAATSMVWEDLVNSTMKGGGGCGGEIINKRKLQCAEKMIRSAFVELYKALGLLKTYSSLNMVAFTKILKKFDKVSCQKASTNYLKEVKRSHFISSDKVVRLMDEVECTFTKHFTNNDRKRAMKFLRPQQPKSSQMVTFLVGLSTGCSVSLCCVYVILAHLCGIFSPNSDPAYMDSVYPVSSVFVLLSLHLFMYGCNLYMWKRTRINHNFIFEFSQSSALKHRDAFLMCTTLMTTVFGAMVMHLLLRAAGFSPAQVDAIPGILFLFFVGLLICPFDIFYRPTRFCFIRVIRNILCSPFYKVLLVDFFMADQLTSQIPLLRHLETTGCHIFAKVFKSHHPQACHSGRLYVEITYLISFLPYWWRALQCARRWFDDGDVNHLANMGKYVSAMVAAGARVTYSRQDNHLWFAIVFITSGVATVYQLYWDFVKDWGFFNPNSKNPWLRDHLILKNKSIYYMSIALNVVLRVAWVETIVHLKVGPVQTRLLDILLASLEVIRRGHWNFYRLENEHLNNVGHFRAVKAVPLPFRDIDSDN, from the exons ATGGTGAAATTCTCAAAGGAGCTTGAAGCTCAACTCATACCAGAATGGAAGGAGGCCTTTGTCAACTACAGACAGCTCAAGAAATACATCAAAATCATCAAACTCAAAAGGGTTTTCAACAACCAACCACAGCCCCCAAAAGAAACCTTTGGTCGTTCCATTTTCGATTCCTTTCGCTTCATAATCAACAAGCTCTACAATTCAAACAACAACAACATGCAAGACATCATTCAG GTGAAGAGAAAAAGAACAGAAGAGAGTGAAGAAGTGTATGAAACTGAGCTGGCACAGTTGTTTGCAGAAGAAGATGAGGTGCAAGGCTTTTTTGCAAAGCTTGATGGAGAACTTAACAAGGTGAACCATTTCTACAAGAAGCAAGAGAATGAGTTTGTTGAAAGAGGAGAAACGTTGAAGAAGCAGCTCAACATCTTGTTGGAGCTTAAGCAACTTCTCACTAACAGACGCAGAAAAAATCCCTCTCTAAAACCTTCTAATTCTGGAATTTTCCCCCACTCTCCTTCCCAAGCTTCAACTCACTCAG AAAGTGTTGGAAATTCAGAGGTTTCAGAAATGGATGAAGTGATGTCAACATTGGAAAGAAATGGTTTAAGTTTTGTGAACTCAGCAATGAGGTTGAAGACGAAGAAGGGAAAGCCTCAAATGGCCATAAGAATTGATATTCCGGCCACCACTCCAACGGCGGCTACTTCCATGGTGTGGGAGGATTTGGTGAACAGTACAATGAAAGGAGGAGGAGGGTGTGGAGGAGAGATCATTAACAAGAGAAAACTTCAGTGTGCTGAGAAGATGATTAGAAGTGCATTTGTGGAGCTCTATAAAGCTCTTGGCCTTCTCAAAACTTATAG TTCCTTGAATATGGTAGCTTTCACCAAGATACTCAAGAAATTTGACAAG GTATCTTGTCAAAAGGCTTCTACAAATTATTTGAAGGAAGTGAAGAGATCCCATTTTATTAGTTCGGATAAG GTTGTTAGACTAATGGATGAAGTGGAATGCACATTCACAAAGCACTTTACCAACAATGATAGGAAAAGGGCAATGAAGTTTTTGAGACCACAACAACCTAAATCTTCTCAAATGGTCACCTTCCTTGTTG GGTTGAGTACAGGTTGTTCTGTATCCTTGTGTTGTGTGTACGTAATCTTGGCTCATTTGTGTGGAATTTTCTCTCCCAACTCAGACCCTGCATATATGGATTCTGTTTACCCTGTTTCAAG TGTGTTTGTGTTATTAAGCCTACACCTGTTTATGTATGGATGCAATCTGTACATGTGGAAGAGAACAAGAATCAACCATAATTTCATATTTGAGTTCTCACAAAGCTCAGCACTGAAACACAGAGATGCATTTCTGATGTGCACCACTCTCATGACAACTGTGTTTGGGGCAATGGTGATGCACCTGCTTCTAAGGGCTGCAGGTTTTTCTCCTGCACAAGTTGATGCCATTCCAGGAATTCTTTTTCTG TTCTTTGTGGGTCTTCTCATTTGCCCATTTGACATTTTTTATCGACCTACTCGTTTCTGCTTCATCCGTGTTATTCGCAACATACTTTGCTCTCCATTTTATAAG GTTCTTCTGGTAGACTTTTTTATGGCTGACCAACTAACTAGCCAG ATTCCATTGTTAAGGCATTTGGAAACAACAGGTTGTCACATTTTTGCTAAAGTTTTCAAATCACACCACCCTCAGGCTTGCCATTCTGGAAGGCTGTATGTAGAAATAACCTATCTCATATCATTTTTGCCATATTGGTGGCGTGCTTTGCAG TGTGCAAGAAGATGGTTTGATGATGGTGATGTGAACCATTTGGCTAACATGGGGAAGTATGTTTCAGCAATGGTTGCAGCAGGAGCTAGAGTCACATATAGCAGGCAAGATAATCATCTATGGTTTGCTATAGTCTTTATCACTTCTGGGGTGGCAACAGTTTACCAATTGTATTGGGATTTTGTGAAGGACTGGGGGTTTTTTAATCCCAACTCCAAAAACCCTTGGCTAAGAGATCATCTAATTCTAAAGAACAAAAGCATATACTACATGTCTATT GCATTGAATGTTGTCCTGAGAGTGGCTTGGGTGGAGACTATCGTCCACCTCAAAGTGGGACCTGTTCAAACAAGGCTACTAGACATTCTTTTAGCTTCACTTGAGGTTATTCGAAGAGGGCATTGGAATTTCTATAG ATTGGAGAATGAACATCTAAACAACGTAGGACATTTCAGGGCAGTGAAGGCAGTTCCACTACCCTTTCGTGATATAGACTCAGACAACTGA
- the LOC137827521 gene encoding CRIB domain-containing protein RIC6-like has protein sequence MSTKVKGLLKGFRYISQIFDEKEEQFQIGLPTDVKHVAHIGSDDPQANAPSWMTEFKGGKETPSGNPNQEGEREKSSRSSRSRHLIPKSRNQSNDPDGQAPRPKTSRRHQRSSDPSADTLSQDTSTGSSRHRRPRRSSNHSGESPSSQEMPPASAKGSRRKSKNSEDGSVKKSSGRSSKGGDSLTDISVSDYGSGSESGPAEPNRV, from the exons ATGTCGACCAAGGTTAAAGGCTTGCTTAAAGGATTTAGATACATATCCCAAATATTCG ACGAGAAAGAAGAACAATTTCAAATTGGTTTGCCAACTGATGTAAAGCATGTGGCACATATTGGATCAGATGATCCACAAGCAAATGCACCAAGCTGG ATGACAGAGTTTAAAGGAGGAAAAGAAACCCCATCAGGAAACCCTAATCAAGAAG GTGAAAGGGAGAAAAGTTCGAGAAGTTCGAGGAGCCGCCACCTGATTCCCAAGTCCCGAAACCAATCCAACGACCCCGACGGCCAGGCGCCTAGACCGAAGACATCGCGCCGCCACCAGCGCTCCTCCGACCCCTCCGCGGACACCTTAAGTCAAGACACCTCCACCGGCAGCTCCCGCCACCGGAGACCACGGCGTAGCTCCAACCACAGCGGTGAGTCGCCGTCGTCCCAGGAAATGCCGCCGGCGAGCGCGAAAGGCAGCCGGCGGAAATCGAAGAACTCGGAGGATGGATCCGTGAAGAAATCCTCGGGAAGATCGTCCAAAGGAGGAGACTCTCTAACTGACATTTCGGTTTCAGATTATGGGTCTGGCTCTGAAAGTGGGCCAGCGGAGCCCAATAGGGTTTAA
- the LOC137827520 gene encoding KIN14B-interacting protein At4g14310: MATRRGSGDDGAAVRPRPFSASRRAPSPSLLKENSNPRRSTSRSNPTLKTLPRGRSSSPSDVSRASLERASAQKPTRDPTPKPTLQKPKLSTSNAQKPKPSTTTTTTSREPTDGSSSTRAKGPSRLHEKLAFLEGKVKRIASDIKKTKEMLDMNNPDASKVILSDIQDKISGIEKAMVHVVSNKDSECDTLGKDKNLVKGSRLNNEELEARLFPHQKLLRERTVVVESDKDKHCLEKEKVLSPVDDNSVAVEFLALIDKVNAKEEMKDKGGANGGLSDPRNGMDPMLAADEKLEEFDDQENKEGAVVEEMDEAFNFRLNGIGNKVACGGWFVSEGEAVLLTHHDGSCSYYDIANCEEKAVYMPPPEVLPNIWRDCWVIRAPGSDGCSGRFVVAASAGNTMDSGFCSWDFYTKEVRALQVDSGTASSRIALRALPNNVVQRRNSTSSTVAAEPKQCWYRPCGPLIISTASTQRAVKVFDVRDGEQIMKWDVEKPVLAMDYCSPLQWRNRGKVVVAEAESISLWDVNSLTPQALLSVPLDGQKVSALHVSNTDAELGGGVRKRMSSSEAEGNDGVFCTSDSINVMDFRQKSGVGLRISKVGVNVQSVFSRGDSVFIGCSSTSSMGKKQSTMLQQFSLRRQGLFTTYALPESNAHSHHAAISQVWGNSDFVMGVCGQGLFVFDAVKDDALRVLNMDYSNAQSFREVIGPDDMYCPSFDYLGSRALLISRDRPAMWRHLIV, from the exons ATGGCCACTCGCCGCGGTAGCGGAGACGACGGCGCCGCCGTCCGTCCCCGCCCTTTCTCCGCCTCTCGCCGCGCCCCTTCCCCTTCTCTCCTCAAAGAAAACTCCAACCCTCGCCGCTCCACCTCCCGCTCCAACCCAACCCTCAAAACCCTCCCTCGCGGCCGCAGTTCCAGCCCCTCCGATGTCTCCCGGGCCTCCCTCGAACGAGCCTCCGCCCAAAAGCCCACCCGTGATCCTACCCCCAAGCCCACCTTACAAAAACCCAAACTTTCCACCTCCAACGCCCAAAAGCCCAAGCcttccaccaccaccaccaccacctcccgAGAACCCACCGATGGAAGTAGCAGCACGAGGGCAAAGGGCCCTAGCAGGCTTCACGAGAAGCTCGCTTTTCTCGAGGGCAAAGTGAAGAGAATAGCTTCAGACATAAAGAAGACCAAGGAGATGTTGGATATGAACAACCCTGATGCCTCCAAGGTGATTCTTTCCGACATTCAGGACAAGATCTCAGGAATTGAAAAGGCCATGGTTCATGTTGTTTCCAATAAGGACAGTGAATGCGACACCCTTGGGAAAGACAAGAACTTGGTCAAAGGGTCTAGATTGAACAACGAGGAACTCGAGGCGCGTCTTTTTCCTCACCAGAAACTGCTTCGGGAGAGGACAGTGGTTGTTGAGAGTGATAAGGATAAGCATTGTTTGGAAAAAGAGAAGGTGTTGAGCCCTGTTGACGATAACTCAGTTGCGGTTGAGTTTTTGGCCTTGATTGATAAGGTGAATGCTAAGGAGGAAATGAAGGACAAGGGTGGTGCGAATGGGGGCTTGAGTGATCCGAGGAACGGCATGGATCCGATGCTCGCGGCGGATGAGAAGCTTGAGGAGTTTGATGATCAGGAGAACAAGGAAGGGGCGGTTGTGGAGGAGATGGATGAGGCTTTCAATTTTAGGCTGAATGGGATTGGTAACAAGGTTGCCTGTGGTGGGTGGTTTGTTTCGGAAGGTGAAGCAGTCCTCCTTACTCATCATGATGGTTCTTGCAGCTATTATGATATTGCCAATTGTGAG GAAAAAGCCGTGTATATGCCACCCCCAGAAGTTTTGCCCAATATATGGAGAGATTGTTGGGTAATTCGTGCCCCTGGTTCTGATGGTTGCTCTGGAAGGTTTGTAGTAGCTGCATCTGCTGGCAATACTATGGATTCAGGATTTTGCTCGTGGGACTTTTACACCAAAGAAGTGCGAGCTTTGCAGGTAGATTCTGGAACAGCCTCCTCAAGAATTGCACTTAGAGCCTTGCCTAACAACGTTGTGCAAAGAAGAAATTCTACCTCCAGCACTGTGGCAGCAGAGCCTAAGCAGTGTTGGTACAGGCCCTGTGGACCTCTCATCATCTCAACAGCCAGCACACAGAGAGCTGTCAAAGTTTTCGATGTTCGCGATGGCGAGCAAATCATGAAATGGGATGTTGAGAAGCCTGTTCTGGCCATGGATTATTGCAGCCCTTTGCAGTGGAGGAACAGAGGGAAAGTAGTTGTTGCTGAAGCTGAATCCATTTCTTTGTGGGATGTGAACTCACTTACTCCTCAAGCTCTCTTATCTGTTCCTTTAGATGGTCAAAAAGTTTCTGCTCTCCATGTGAGCAACACTGATGCAGAATTGGGTGGAGGGGTTCGCAAAAG AATGAGTTCATCAGAGGCTGAAGGGAACGATGGTGTGTTCTGCACCTCAGATTCTATCAATGTCATGGACTTTCGCCAGAAGTCTGGTGTGGGTCTAAGGATATCAAAAGTTGGTGTGAATGTGCAGTCAGTTTTCTCTCGTGGGGATTCTGTGTTCATTGGTTGCTCCAGCACAAGTTCAATGGGCAAGAAGCAATCAACAATGCTGCAACAGTTTTCGCTACGCAGACAAGGCCTGTTCACCACCTATGCTCTCCCAGAATCCAATGCACACTCACACCATGCAGCAATCTCCCAAGTTTGGGGTAATTCTGACTTTGTGATGGGTGTTTGTGGCCAAGGACTATTTGTGTTTGATGCAGTGAAAGATGATGCACTAAGGGTTCTGAACATGGATTACTCCAATGCTCAAAGTTTTAGAGAAGTTATTGGCCCAGATGATATGTACTGTCCTTCCTTTGATTATCTTGGCTCTCGTGCTCTTCTCATATCAAGAGATCGACCTGCTATGTGGAGGCATCTAATAGTTTGA